A section of the Numida meleagris isolate 19003 breed g44 Domestic line chromosome 16, NumMel1.0, whole genome shotgun sequence genome encodes:
- the LOC110406893 gene encoding carboxyl-terminal PDZ ligand of neuronal nitric oxide synthase protein-like isoform X3 has product MALWPHRGFGRCWLPGGAKRRAGASGFQKEPAGLGVTCVGVLLAEYEFKAKNIKKKKVSIIVSVDGVKVILRKKQKRKEWTWDESKMVVMHDPVYRIFYVSHDSQDLKIFSYIARDGANNSFRCNVFKSKKKSQAMRVVRTVGQAFEVCHKLSLQHALQNADGQADGASDKSAEEQPSEVHQIKGSKITDVDEVGLDSDGICVSERGAGELPVARGELSALKPGQGSKDKNCQDSESCSLYPAGSQQLLSPGSPCSSASITPLASQHCLQLLQQQLLQQQQQTQVAVAQVQLLKDQLAAETAARIEAQARVRQLLLTNRDLLQHVSLLVRQLKALESRAQRRQPVDRSLQNLSLAQSLSLNLKNHYSLDIALPSTSTPASVLGSPVGPRSLSALGAGDSYLNLVSLEGGGPCFGSKDGAEGLAGHEGLSRRVEGSEVSDLALLGGSGRQKAEDTDRGDEDRRQQPIPKLNPPPPILRKRSSKTSPSLEVDIKPESTAHVSVPSPSVSGLTSITATSLTLLDPEARTPARSAAASTEPLPAGTFQRVLSKDRTGENGHTSPPSGIHDPAASDALSKDLAAVLSPADSTLPFSPADDTCLHISFSEDELLEPELDTTVGPSRVPS; this is encoded by the exons ATGGCCCTATGGCCCCACAGAGGATTCGGGCGGTGCTGGCTTCCAGGAGGAGCAAAGAGAAGGGCAGGAGCCAGCGGCTTCCAGAAAGAGCCTGCAGGGCTTGGGGTGACCTGTGTGGGTGTCCTCCTGGCAGAG TATGAATTCAAAGCCAAGAACATTAAGAAGAAGAAGGTGAGCATCATTGTGTCTGTGGATGGCGTGAAGGTGATCCTGCGCAAGAAGCAGAAG CGAAAGGAGTGGACGTGGGATGAGAGCAAGATGGTGGTGATGCACGATCCCGTGTACAG AATCTTCTATGTGTCTCATGACTCGCAAGACCTGAAAATATTCAGTTACATTGCAAGGGATGGTGCCAACAACTCCTTCAGGTGCAACGTCTTCAAATCCAAGAAGAAG agccaggcCATGCGTGTGGTGCGCACGGTGGGCCAGGCCTTCGAGGTGTGCCACAAGCTGAGCCTGCAGCACGCCTTGCAGAACGCCGATGGCCAGGCAGATGGTGCCAGCGACAAGTCTGCGGAGGAGCAGCCGTCTGAAG tgcACCAGATAAAGGGCTCCAAGATCACAGATGTGGATGAGGTTGGCCTCGACTCTGATGGCATCTGTGTGTCCGAGAGgggagcaggagagctgcccGTTGCCAGGGGCGAGCTGAGCGCACTGAAACCTGGACAGGGCTCCAAGGACAAGAACTGCCAG GACTCTGAGAGCTGCTCCCTGTACCCGGCCggctcacagcagctgctcagcccGGGCAGCCCCTGCTCTTCGGCCTCCATCACTCCGCTGGCCTCCCAGCACtgtctccagctgctccagcagcagctcctgcagcagcagcagcagacgCAGGTGGCAGTGGCTCAG gtgcagctgctgaaggacCAGCTGGCGGCAGAGACGGCGGCGCGCATCGAGGCGCAGGCCCGGGTgcggcagctgctgctgaccaACCGCGACCTGCTGCAGCACGTCTCGCTGCTGGTGCGGCAGCTGAAGGCGCTGGAGAGCCGGGCGCAGCGCCGGCAGCCGG TTGACCGTTCGCTGCAAAACCTGTCCCTGGCGCAGTCGCTGTCCCTCAACCTCAAGAACCACTACAGCCTGGACATCGCCCTGCCCTCCACCTCCACCCCCGCCAGCGTCCTGGGCAGCCCCGTGGGCCCCCGCTCGCTGTCGGCGCTGGGCGCCGGGGATTCCTACCTCAACCTGGTCAGCCTGGAGGGGGGCGGCCCCTGCTTCGGCAGCAAGGACGGGGCCGAGGGCCTGGCGGGGCACGAGGGGCTCAGCCGGCGCGTGGAGGGCTCCGAGGTCAGCGACTTGGCGCTGCTCGGCGGGAGCGGCCGGCAGAAGGCGGAGGACACGGACAGAGGGGACGAGGACAG GCGGCAGCAACCCATTCCCAAGCTCAACCCGCCACCACCTATCCTACGCAAGAGGTCAAGCAAGACCTCCCCGAGCCTAGAAGTGGACATTAAGCCTGAGAGTACTGCCCACGTGAGCGTCCCCAGCCCCAGTGTGTCCGGCCTCACCAGCATCACTGCCACCTCCCTGACCCTCCTGGACCCCGAGGCGAGGACTCCTGCACGGAgcgctgctgccagcacagagccccTCCCTGCTGGGACCTTCCAACGTGTTCTCAGCAAGGACAGGACTGGAGAGAATGGGCACACGTCCCCTCCGTCCGGCATCCATGACCCCGCAGCCAGTGATGCCCTGAGCAAGGACTTGGCCGCAGTGCTGAGCCCCGCGGACAGCACGCTGCCATTCTCCCCTGCAGATGACACCTGCTTGCACATCAGCTTCTCGGAAGATGAGCTGCTGGAGCCGGAGCTGGACACTACTGTGGGGCCCAGCAGGGTCCCTTCTTAG
- the LOC110406893 gene encoding carboxyl-terminal PDZ ligand of neuronal nitric oxide synthase protein-like isoform X1, which translates to MPVKNRYNLVDDGCDSRVPLHNEEAFQHGIHFQAKYIGSLDVPRPSSRVEIVAAMRRIRYEFKAKNIKKKKVSIIVSVDGVKVILRKKQKRKEWTWDESKMVVMHDPVYRIFYVSHDSQDLKIFSYIARDGANNSFRCNVFKSKKKSQAMRVVRTVGQAFEVCHKLSLQHALQNADGQADGASDKSAEEQPSEVHQIKGSKITDVDEVGLDSDGICVSERGAGELPVARGELSALKPGQGSKDKNCQDSESCSLYPAGSQQLLSPGSPCSSASITPLASQHCLQLLQQQLLQQQQQTQVAVAQVQLLKDQLAAETAARIEAQARVRQLLLTNRDLLQHVSLLVRQLKALESRAQRRQPVDRSLQNLSLAQSLSLNLKNHYSLDIALPSTSTPASVLGSPVGPRSLSALGAGDSYLNLVSLEGGGPCFGSKDGAEGLAGHEGLSRRVEGSEVSDLALLGGSGRQKAEDTDRGDEDRRQQPIPKLNPPPPILRKRSSKTSPSLEVDIKPESTAHVSVPSPSVSGLTSITATSLTLLDPEARTPARSAAASTEPLPAGTFQRVLSKDRTGENGHTSPPSGIHDPAASDALSKDLAAVLSPADSTLPFSPADDTCLHISFSEDELLEPELDTTVGPSRVPS; encoded by the exons TATGAATTCAAAGCCAAGAACATTAAGAAGAAGAAGGTGAGCATCATTGTGTCTGTGGATGGCGTGAAGGTGATCCTGCGCAAGAAGCAGAAG CGAAAGGAGTGGACGTGGGATGAGAGCAAGATGGTGGTGATGCACGATCCCGTGTACAG AATCTTCTATGTGTCTCATGACTCGCAAGACCTGAAAATATTCAGTTACATTGCAAGGGATGGTGCCAACAACTCCTTCAGGTGCAACGTCTTCAAATCCAAGAAGAAG agccaggcCATGCGTGTGGTGCGCACGGTGGGCCAGGCCTTCGAGGTGTGCCACAAGCTGAGCCTGCAGCACGCCTTGCAGAACGCCGATGGCCAGGCAGATGGTGCCAGCGACAAGTCTGCGGAGGAGCAGCCGTCTGAAG tgcACCAGATAAAGGGCTCCAAGATCACAGATGTGGATGAGGTTGGCCTCGACTCTGATGGCATCTGTGTGTCCGAGAGgggagcaggagagctgcccGTTGCCAGGGGCGAGCTGAGCGCACTGAAACCTGGACAGGGCTCCAAGGACAAGAACTGCCAG GACTCTGAGAGCTGCTCCCTGTACCCGGCCggctcacagcagctgctcagcccGGGCAGCCCCTGCTCTTCGGCCTCCATCACTCCGCTGGCCTCCCAGCACtgtctccagctgctccagcagcagctcctgcagcagcagcagcagacgCAGGTGGCAGTGGCTCAG gtgcagctgctgaaggacCAGCTGGCGGCAGAGACGGCGGCGCGCATCGAGGCGCAGGCCCGGGTgcggcagctgctgctgaccaACCGCGACCTGCTGCAGCACGTCTCGCTGCTGGTGCGGCAGCTGAAGGCGCTGGAGAGCCGGGCGCAGCGCCGGCAGCCGG TTGACCGTTCGCTGCAAAACCTGTCCCTGGCGCAGTCGCTGTCCCTCAACCTCAAGAACCACTACAGCCTGGACATCGCCCTGCCCTCCACCTCCACCCCCGCCAGCGTCCTGGGCAGCCCCGTGGGCCCCCGCTCGCTGTCGGCGCTGGGCGCCGGGGATTCCTACCTCAACCTGGTCAGCCTGGAGGGGGGCGGCCCCTGCTTCGGCAGCAAGGACGGGGCCGAGGGCCTGGCGGGGCACGAGGGGCTCAGCCGGCGCGTGGAGGGCTCCGAGGTCAGCGACTTGGCGCTGCTCGGCGGGAGCGGCCGGCAGAAGGCGGAGGACACGGACAGAGGGGACGAGGACAG GCGGCAGCAACCCATTCCCAAGCTCAACCCGCCACCACCTATCCTACGCAAGAGGTCAAGCAAGACCTCCCCGAGCCTAGAAGTGGACATTAAGCCTGAGAGTACTGCCCACGTGAGCGTCCCCAGCCCCAGTGTGTCCGGCCTCACCAGCATCACTGCCACCTCCCTGACCCTCCTGGACCCCGAGGCGAGGACTCCTGCACGGAgcgctgctgccagcacagagccccTCCCTGCTGGGACCTTCCAACGTGTTCTCAGCAAGGACAGGACTGGAGAGAATGGGCACACGTCCCCTCCGTCCGGCATCCATGACCCCGCAGCCAGTGATGCCCTGAGCAAGGACTTGGCCGCAGTGCTGAGCCCCGCGGACAGCACGCTGCCATTCTCCCCTGCAGATGACACCTGCTTGCACATCAGCTTCTCGGAAGATGAGCTGCTGGAGCCGGAGCTGGACACTACTGTGGGGCCCAGCAGGGTCCCTTCTTAG
- the LOC110406893 gene encoding carboxyl-terminal PDZ ligand of neuronal nitric oxide synthase protein-like isoform X2 produces the protein MALWPHRGFGRCWLPGGAKRRAGASGFQKEPAGLGVTCVGVLLAEVCSSGERGASLYEFKAKNIKKKKVSIIVSVDGVKVILRKKQKRKEWTWDESKMVVMHDPVYRIFYVSHDSQDLKIFSYIARDGANNSFRCNVFKSKKKSQAMRVVRTVGQAFEVCHKLSLQHALQNADGQADGASDKSAEEQPSEVHQIKGSKITDVDEVGLDSDGICVSERGAGELPVARGELSALKPGQGSKDKNCQDSESCSLYPAGSQQLLSPGSPCSSASITPLASQHCLQLLQQQLLQQQQQTQVAVAQVQLLKDQLAAETAARIEAQARVRQLLLTNRDLLQHVSLLVRQLKALESRAQRRQPVDRSLQNLSLAQSLSLNLKNHYSLDIALPSTSTPASVLGSPVGPRSLSALGAGDSYLNLVSLEGGGPCFGSKDGAEGLAGHEGLSRRVEGSEVSDLALLGGSGRQKAEDTDRGDEDRRQQPIPKLNPPPPILRKRSSKTSPSLEVDIKPESTAHVSVPSPSVSGLTSITATSLTLLDPEARTPARSAAASTEPLPAGTFQRVLSKDRTGENGHTSPPSGIHDPAASDALSKDLAAVLSPADSTLPFSPADDTCLHISFSEDELLEPELDTTVGPSRVPS, from the exons ATGGCCCTATGGCCCCACAGAGGATTCGGGCGGTGCTGGCTTCCAGGAGGAGCAAAGAGAAGGGCAGGAGCCAGCGGCTTCCAGAAAGAGCCTGCAGGGCTTGGGGTGACCTGTGTGGGTGTCCTCCTGGCAGAGGTGTGCAGCAGCGGGGAACGCGGTGCCTCTCTG TATGAATTCAAAGCCAAGAACATTAAGAAGAAGAAGGTGAGCATCATTGTGTCTGTGGATGGCGTGAAGGTGATCCTGCGCAAGAAGCAGAAG CGAAAGGAGTGGACGTGGGATGAGAGCAAGATGGTGGTGATGCACGATCCCGTGTACAG AATCTTCTATGTGTCTCATGACTCGCAAGACCTGAAAATATTCAGTTACATTGCAAGGGATGGTGCCAACAACTCCTTCAGGTGCAACGTCTTCAAATCCAAGAAGAAG agccaggcCATGCGTGTGGTGCGCACGGTGGGCCAGGCCTTCGAGGTGTGCCACAAGCTGAGCCTGCAGCACGCCTTGCAGAACGCCGATGGCCAGGCAGATGGTGCCAGCGACAAGTCTGCGGAGGAGCAGCCGTCTGAAG tgcACCAGATAAAGGGCTCCAAGATCACAGATGTGGATGAGGTTGGCCTCGACTCTGATGGCATCTGTGTGTCCGAGAGgggagcaggagagctgcccGTTGCCAGGGGCGAGCTGAGCGCACTGAAACCTGGACAGGGCTCCAAGGACAAGAACTGCCAG GACTCTGAGAGCTGCTCCCTGTACCCGGCCggctcacagcagctgctcagcccGGGCAGCCCCTGCTCTTCGGCCTCCATCACTCCGCTGGCCTCCCAGCACtgtctccagctgctccagcagcagctcctgcagcagcagcagcagacgCAGGTGGCAGTGGCTCAG gtgcagctgctgaaggacCAGCTGGCGGCAGAGACGGCGGCGCGCATCGAGGCGCAGGCCCGGGTgcggcagctgctgctgaccaACCGCGACCTGCTGCAGCACGTCTCGCTGCTGGTGCGGCAGCTGAAGGCGCTGGAGAGCCGGGCGCAGCGCCGGCAGCCGG TTGACCGTTCGCTGCAAAACCTGTCCCTGGCGCAGTCGCTGTCCCTCAACCTCAAGAACCACTACAGCCTGGACATCGCCCTGCCCTCCACCTCCACCCCCGCCAGCGTCCTGGGCAGCCCCGTGGGCCCCCGCTCGCTGTCGGCGCTGGGCGCCGGGGATTCCTACCTCAACCTGGTCAGCCTGGAGGGGGGCGGCCCCTGCTTCGGCAGCAAGGACGGGGCCGAGGGCCTGGCGGGGCACGAGGGGCTCAGCCGGCGCGTGGAGGGCTCCGAGGTCAGCGACTTGGCGCTGCTCGGCGGGAGCGGCCGGCAGAAGGCGGAGGACACGGACAGAGGGGACGAGGACAG GCGGCAGCAACCCATTCCCAAGCTCAACCCGCCACCACCTATCCTACGCAAGAGGTCAAGCAAGACCTCCCCGAGCCTAGAAGTGGACATTAAGCCTGAGAGTACTGCCCACGTGAGCGTCCCCAGCCCCAGTGTGTCCGGCCTCACCAGCATCACTGCCACCTCCCTGACCCTCCTGGACCCCGAGGCGAGGACTCCTGCACGGAgcgctgctgccagcacagagccccTCCCTGCTGGGACCTTCCAACGTGTTCTCAGCAAGGACAGGACTGGAGAGAATGGGCACACGTCCCCTCCGTCCGGCATCCATGACCCCGCAGCCAGTGATGCCCTGAGCAAGGACTTGGCCGCAGTGCTGAGCCCCGCGGACAGCACGCTGCCATTCTCCCCTGCAGATGACACCTGCTTGCACATCAGCTTCTCGGAAGATGAGCTGCTGGAGCCGGAGCTGGACACTACTGTGGGGCCCAGCAGGGTCCCTTCTTAG